A genome region from Bifidobacterium coryneforme includes the following:
- a CDS encoding Nif3-like dinuclear metal center hexameric protein, with translation MSTDESRKGAVAPVLGQVVKVLEALYPLDYAEDWDHPGLVIGDPSWPVRRIVCAVDPRPDVVEEAIALEADLLITHHPLFFRSVHEVSGMGFRGAIVNRLISGHCGLWVGHTNADAAYRGVAQAAADLFGLQETRPLVPAGTSDHDLHAGEDIQVGLGRLGRLSEPLSLVDLARRVADILPKTQMGIQVAGPESAMVSTVAVLPGSGDSEFEAVRTAGADVYITSDLRHHPATDAFQEALYAAGLSDSIGADGPEEHHPRPMLINTPHSAIEGLWFRYALEDIPAAVHEATGFTPDIRESSIQTDPWTLVLR, from the coding sequence ATGTCGACCGATGAGAGCCGCAAGGGAGCCGTTGCGCCTGTTCTGGGTCAGGTGGTCAAGGTCCTTGAAGCACTCTACCCACTGGACTATGCCGAAGACTGGGACCACCCAGGGCTTGTTATTGGCGACCCCTCCTGGCCGGTTCGCCGGATCGTGTGTGCCGTTGATCCCAGACCTGATGTGGTCGAGGAGGCCATCGCTCTGGAAGCGGATCTTCTGATCACCCATCATCCGCTCTTCTTCCGGTCGGTCCATGAGGTGTCCGGCATGGGCTTCCGCGGGGCCATCGTCAATAGGTTGATAAGTGGCCATTGCGGGCTCTGGGTCGGACATACCAATGCCGATGCGGCCTATAGGGGAGTGGCCCAGGCTGCGGCGGATCTCTTTGGTCTTCAGGAGACCAGACCCCTGGTTCCCGCCGGAACGTCGGACCATGACCTTCACGCCGGAGAGGACATCCAGGTCGGGCTGGGACGTCTGGGAAGGCTCTCTGAGCCCCTGTCGTTGGTGGATTTGGCACGCCGGGTGGCTGATATTCTGCCCAAGACCCAGATGGGTATCCAAGTGGCCGGCCCCGAGTCCGCCATGGTTTCCACAGTGGCGGTCCTTCCAGGTTCTGGTGATTCGGAATTCGAAGCGGTCCGGACCGCGGGGGCGGATGTCTACATCACCAGCGACCTCCGTCACCATCCCGCAACCGATGCCTTCCAGGAGGCCTTGTACGCGGCCGGGCTGTCGGATTCCATTGGGGCGGACGGACCGGAGGAGCACCATCCCAGGCCCATGCTGATCAACACTCCCCATTCGGCCATCGAGGGATTATGGTTCCGCTACGCCTTGGAAGACATACCAGCGGCCGTCCACGAGGCGACCGGATTCACTCCCGACATACGGGAGTCATCGATACAGACCGATCCATGGACTCTGGTGCTGCGCTGA